The Lepeophtheirus salmonis unplaced genomic scaffold, UVic_Lsal_1.4 unplaced_contig_3510_pilon, whole genome shotgun sequence genome includes the window aatggctactctatacctatatgctcgtcatagttttgattttcaataaaaaagttaaaaaatgtatattttatgttgttttttgtagaaaaatatttttgcgacaatttgatccccctccctgtacattaattatatttccatgTCCAGGAAAAACAGGATGTGTATTTAACTTAAAGGTGTAAATATCATTGCATAAGTTATTTTAGTACCATAAATTGATAATGTATATAAGTCAACAcgtaattaaaatacttatgagAGTATCATTTATTAGaagctataaataaaatataataataagtttaatttcttAAGCGGGGTATGGGGTATATTTAGGGTATGGAGGAGGGGCAGCAGCAGCTGGGACTGGAGCAGCCTCAAATTGAACATCAGCAACGAATCCACTGTCTCCTTCAACGGTGTAAGTAACGATTTTCATGCGCCCATCAGGAAGAACAACCTTGTAAGATCCAGAAACGACACCATTTTCAGCAAGTTCGTCAGCAGACATGTTTACACCGGATTCATCATCAACAACACCATAGTTGTAACCATAGCTTACTGGTGCTGGTGGAGGAGGTGGGGGAGGAGGATAAGGAGAGTAGGAAGGAGGAGGATTTGGGGCACTGGCCACCAATGCAATGTTGACGGCAAGGCAAGCAATGAGGATTTTGGTAAACATGTTTCTTGTGGATGTGTATGAATGAACCTGTGGTCAAAATATAGGTTTTCTTtgctttttatatcattattaaattacttttttcttacaCGAAAAAACTTTGGGCGTGCGATGTAAATCGGTCTACGGTATTTTATTATAGGAATTTATCCTtgttaaaagtattaataatcttcaaaacgtacaatttaagtaatttttgtgtatttatcgTAGACCCAATCCtccatctatattttttgtgtcaGTTTAAGG containing:
- the LOC121131255 gene encoding uncharacterized protein, producing MFTKILIACLAVNIALVASAPNPPPSYSPYPPPPPPPPAPVSYGYNYGVVDDESGVNMSADELAENGVVSGSYKVVLPDGRMKIVTYTVEGDSGFVADVQFEAAPVPAAAAPPPYPKYTPYPA